One genomic segment of Ipomoea triloba cultivar NCNSP0323 chromosome 9, ASM357664v1 includes these proteins:
- the LOC116031021 gene encoding CDK5RAP3-like protein — MQNQEDIRNLPIDIAFARLGEWLVDRKRIPADYRKRLAAVRAKILTAFASLPKDLDPYFHTLDAEGIGYLEAKYIYEALLKSTPESRNIFGQLSGAAGVWEAIVRAYEKERIFLGEAAQIMVQNVNYEIPYHKKQTQKVQHQLSELERKEADIKRNATLSAAKFIEACQELGLQGVNVRSELLETATSTLPSTFSRILEVLNSDSVSQAIEFYSNFVKDAHMEKNKTLGAVLQNLRNVRESPPSLNVSASTEIHHSVTAQASHGGVSHAITEADITADGIDWDITLDSSQIDWDIGTVEETEENGNGLGPYEIVNASDAMEPHLENQGESSVTEVPVSEISWDISVDNPQVDAVEDVGLLNTVPHASTLTEAHTTSNERSPFLETEYRNKILDDLFEVKAFLNQRLIESTNEETLSLQHQVQAVAPFVLQQYTSDSVQMMMSDVSSAISLLTNRKTRDLIMILNSKRFLERMTNTLEEKKRHEIKLKEGLKDLASKRMELQNSVSSSWPKQEAAIVRTKKLKELCEKTLSSMFDGRPVNIIGEINTLLTSSSSV, encoded by the exons ATGCAGAACCAGGAAGACATTCGTAACCTTCCGATCGATATCGCTTTTGCTCGTCTCGGAG AATGGTTGGTCGATCGGAAGAGAATTCCGGCGGACTATCGAAAACGGCTTGCAGCTGTGAGAGCAAAAATTTTGACGGCGTTTGCTTCTCTTCCCAAGGACCTAGATCCTTACTTTCATACCCTCGATGCTGAAG GGATTGGTTATTTAGAAGCCAAATACATATATGAGGCTCTTCTAAAGTCAACCCCAGAAAGCCGCAATATCTTTGGTCAGCTTTCAGGTGCTGCT GGTGTTTGGGAAGCAATTGTACGTGCTTATGAGAAAGAACGTATTTTCCTTGGTGAGGCTGCCCAGATAATGGTTCAAAATGTTAATTATGAAAT CCCCTACCATAAGAAACAGACTCAAAAGGTTCAGCATCAATTATCTGAATTGGAACGCAAGGAAGCCGATATAAAAAGAAATGCAACTCTTTCAGCAGCTAAATTTATTGAAGCTTGCCAGGAGCTAGGATTGCAg GGAGTAAATGTGAGGTCAGAATTATTAGAGACTGCAACAAGTACACTTCCAAGCACTTTCAGCAGAATTTTGGAAGTACTGAACAGTGATTCTGTGTCCCAAGCCATTGAGTTTTATTCAAACTTTGTTAAAGATGCTCATATGGAAAAGAAC AAAACACTTGGTGCTGTGTTACAAAATTTAAGGAATGTCCGAGAAAGTCCACCTTCTCTTAATGTATCTGCGAGCACTGAGATACATCATTCTGTAACTGCACAAGCCAGTCATGGTGGGGTAAGCCATGCCATCACTGAAGCAGACATCACAGCTGATGGCATTGATTGGGATATCACCTTGGACAGCTCTCAAATTGATTGGGACATTGGTACTGTAGAAGAAACAGAAGAAAATGGCAATGGATTGGGTCCTTATGAAATTGTTAATGCCAGTGATGCCATGGAACCACATCTTGAGAACCAAGGTGAATCCTCAGTTACTGAGGTCCCTGTATCAGAAATATCTTGGGATATTAGTGTCGACAATCCCCAAGTAGATGCAGTTGAAGATGTTGGCTTGCTGAATACAGTACCACATGCGAGTACATTGACTGAAGCCCACACCACTAGCAATGAAAGGAGTCCATTTCTGGAGACAGAATATAGGAATAAAATTCTTGATGATTTATTTGAG GTTAAAGCATTCCTGAATCAGCGCTTGATTGAGTCAACAAATGAAGAAACTTTATCTTTGCAACATCAAGTACAGGCAGTTGCCCCTTTTGTGCTGCAACAATACACTTCTGATTCAGTTCAGATGATGATGTCTGATGTTTCCTCAGCCATTTCGTTGCTGACAAATAGGAAAACTCGTGACTTGATCATGATCCTCAACTCCAAAAG ATTTCTTGAACGAATGACAAATACATTGGAGGAAAAGAAGCGACATGAAATTAAACTGAAAGAGGGATTGAAAGACTTGGCTTCTAAACGCATGGAACTGCAGAATTCTGTATCTTCATCCTGGCCAAAACAA GAAGCAGCTATTGTGAGAACCAAGAAGTTGAAGGAGCTCTGCGAGAAGACACTTTCATCTATGTTCGATGGGCGGCCTGTCAATATTATCGGAGAGATTAATACATTGCTGACAAGTAGTTCTAGTGTTTAA
- the LOC116030660 gene encoding uncharacterized protein LOC116030660: MPAGPSNKQQISSSSSSPSSSSSSPTLSSMKLKTLLQTFIFSHLYRIARAVAKAKSILLHLLKDIHVVHLLHLPLMMKKSHKNKNTKLFLGSFRLHYNWCSSHVAPAPMPEVIAGAGAGAGAGGRVYYDPTWNSFLSAAFDREDPKELSGYLHWLEEKGRGGEENNGGRGGAGGDDIDRLADMFIANSHERFRLEKVESYRRFQEMLARSV; encoded by the coding sequence ATGCCTGCAGGCCCCTCTAACAAACAACAaatctcttcctcttcttcttctccttcttcttcttcttcttcccctacCCTAAGCTCCATGAAGCTCAAAACCCTTCTCCAGACCTTCATCTTCTCCCATCTTTACCGCATTGCACGCGCCGTCGCTAAAGCCAAGTCCATTCTCTTGCACCTCCTCAAGGACATCCATGTCGTCCACTTACTCCACCTCCCATTGATGATGAAAAAGAGCCACAAAAACAAGAACACTAAGCTTTTTCTTGGCTCCTTTAGGCTTCATTACAACTGGTGCTCCTCCCACGTCGCGCCGGCGCCTATGCCGGAAGTgatcgccggcgccggcgccggtgCCGGAGCCGGAGGCCGGGTCTACTACGATCCCACGTGGAATTCTTTCCTGTCTGCCGCGTTTGATCGTGAGGACCCCAAGGAGCTCTCCGGCTACCTCCACTGGCTCGAAGAGAAGGGCCGCGGCGGCGAGGAGAACAACGGCGGCCGCGGCGGCGCCGGCGGGGACGACATTGATCGGCTGGCGGATATGTTCATTGCTAACTCTCATGAGAGGTTCCGGTTGGAGAAAGTTGAGTCGTATAGGAGATTTCAAGAAATGTTGGCTAGAAGTGTATGA
- the LOC116030376 gene encoding rhodanese-like domain-containing protein 9, chloroplastic, translated as MAGIGCCSPTILSSPSNPGTSWLVLKTYRGGIVKGKPLRRRALGIKAEVEFVNAEEAKKLVAVDGYAVVDVRDRTQFERARIKECFHVPLFIENKDNDLGTIVKRTVHNNFSGLFFGLPFTKPNPEFVQSVRSQFSPESKLLLVCQEGLRSAAAAQKLEEAGFQNIACVTSGLQSVKPGTFDSVGSTELKDAGKAGLITIQGKISAVLGTVLICALLLITLFPDQAEKILQMAPTG; from the exons ATGGCAGGGATTGGTTGCTGCTCTCCTACAATTCTCTCTTCTCCAAG CAATCCGGGGACATCTTGGTTGGTACTCAAGACTTATCGAGGGGGGATTGTTAAAGGGAAACCACTGCGTAGAAGAGCTTTGGGGATCAAAGCAGAAGTTGAATTTGTGAATGCTGAGGAAGCGAAGAAGCTCGTTGCTGTTGATGGGTATGCAGTGGTAGATGTGCGCGACAGAACTCAGTTTGAGCGAGCACGTATAAAAGAATGTTTCCATGTTCCACTTTTCATTGAAAACAAAGATAATGACTTAG GAACTATAGTGAAGAGAACTGTGCACAACAATTTTTCCGGTTTATTTTTTGGTCTGCCTTTTACTAAACCAAATCCTGAATTCGTTCAATCTGTTAGAAGCCAATTTTCACCTGAAAGCAAGCTGCTACTTGTTTGTCAAGAAGGATTAAG GTCTGCAGCTGCTGCCCAAAAATTAGAGGAAGCTGGTTTCCAGAACATAGCATGCGTAACGTCAGGGCTTCAATCTGTAAAACCAG GAACATTTGATTCTGTCGGTTCCACAGAGTTAAAAGACGCAGGCAAGGCCGGTTTAATTACTATACAAGGAAAGATTTCTGCTGTGCTAGGAACTGTACTAATTT GTGCACTTCTTTTGATCACACTCTTCCCTGATCAAGCAGAAAAGATACTTCAAATGGCTCCTACAGGCTAG
- the LOC116028487 gene encoding uncharacterized protein LOC116028487, with amino-acid sequence MGRGRGKGKKQSVREDLGSGEEEKMPPVRRRGRPQKPLKDEIEEEEDEVEKVAGDEEDVENLKSTKSSKDISNQDVENGKKRKRPSQVKENGESVKEENGVGTKTNSKDLIKSVGFRQNGSRRKSKPRRAAEVGVECR; translated from the coding sequence ATGGGTAGAGGCAGAGGAAAGGGAAAGAAACAGTCTGTTCGCGAGGATCTTGGGAGTGGTGAAGAAGAGAAGATGCCGCCTGTTAGGAGAAGAGGAAGACCACAAAAACCATTGAAGGATGAAATAGAGGAGGAAGAGGATGAAGTTGAGAAGGTAGCTGGAGATGAAGAAGACGTCGAGAATTTGAAAAGCACCAAGTCGAGCAAAGATATTAGTAATCAAGATGTTGAAAATGGCAAGAAGAGGAAGCGGCCTTCACAAGTGAAGGAGAACGGTGAGTCGGTTAAAGAGGAAAACGGTGTGGGAACTAAAACCAACTCCAAGGACTTAATAAAGTCGGTCGGGTTCAGACAGAATGGGAGCAGAAGGAAGAGCAAACCTAGACGAGCAGCTGAAGTTGGGGTTGAGTGCAGATGA